The Musa acuminata AAA Group cultivar baxijiao unplaced genomic scaffold, Cavendish_Baxijiao_AAA HiC_scaffold_412, whole genome shotgun sequence genome contains the following window.
CTCCCTCCACATGGCCTTCAGCAGCGGCGTGCCGTCGAACTGGTAGTACTCCCCCAGCACCGGCTTGATGGCCTGCGTCGCCTCCATGGCGTGGTAGTGCGGCATCGTCGAGAAGAGGTGGTGGGCGACGTGGGTGTCGGTGATATTGTGGAACACCTTGTTCAGCAGCCCGTAGTCCCTGTCCACCGTCGCCAGCGCCCCCCGCAGCCAGTCCCACTCGCCGGAGTCGTAGTGGGGCAGCGACGGGTGCGTGTGCTGCAGGTAGGTAATGAGGACTAACCACCCGTTCACGATCAGAAGCGGCACGCCGTACACCCGGACCAGCCACCAGAAGCCGTAGCCGGCGGCGATGCGGTAGAGGACGTACGATACCGCCATCAGACCGGCGTCGGAGATTACGACCTGGGATCGCTCCCGGTCCGAGAAGATAGGCCCGTAGGGGTCGAAGTGGCAGGCGAAGCGGGGGTAAGGACGGCCAGAGACGTTGAAGGCGAGGTACAGAGGCCAGCCGAGGGTGAGGGTGATGGCTAGGGTGAGGACGCGGCCGGGCGGGTTGTTGAGGTACTTGGTGAACCATGCGACGGCGGACTTGGGCTTGGGGACGAAGACCTCGTCGCGGTCGATGGAGCCGGTGTTGGAGTGGTGCCGGCGGTGGCTGTACTTCCAGGAGAAGTAGGGAACGAGAAGGACGGAGTGGAGGACGAGGCCGACCACGTCGTCGAGGAGGGAGTTGTCGGAGAAGGCGTGGTGGCCGCACTCGTGGGCAATGACCCACACGCCGGTGAGGACGCAGCCCTGCAGGATCCAGAAGAGTGGCCAGGCAGCGAGGACGAGTCCGGGCGGAAGCTTTGGGATGATTACCACTGCGAAGTAGAGAAAGAGTGCTGCGAAGAGCAGGTCGAGGACGACGTAGGAAAAGGAGCGGAGCAGGGAACGTTCGAAGCAGTGAGGGGGAATGGCCTTCTTGATCTGTCTCAGGGTGAAGGGGGGCTTCTCGGTGGGTGAGCGCCGGAGGGGGCGCTTCTTCTCTGTCCGTTTCATTTCCGTCATGCGGCCGCCCaaatcccctcctcctcctcctcttgcagCGTAGCGATGCAACTTGGTATAAAGAAGAAGGGAGAAGCGCGTGTGTTGACCGGTAAGACACGTGGTTCGTGCGTTATCGCTGGAGGTTTGACCAACGAGGTTCTCACGGAGCACATGTCGAAGACTGCTACCCGAGTTACGTTGTCAATATGAAAATTAACTTCGTATGTTGAAATGGAAAACTGCATAATTTATTTATGAGTATAATGTCATAAAATTTATTGGATCATCCTTTGAAAAAAAAACCCCAAATAACACACTTGCATTTTAAATAGAAAATATTAATCTTAAAAAATTACTTGGGTTTACATAGAATTAAATCAGGTAAAAAAATTAGTTTAGcttgaattaatatttttatctgtACAtgcttattttatatttatcaattaaCGCAAACTGTATTGTATGACCTTCTATCGTCGTTGTCATAATGTATTCTACAGACTCCAAGTATCGTTGACTTGGTGAGTTGTGTTTAGCACAATTTCCGCCACCCGTGAGCATCAAGTTTTGTGGCTAGTGAAACCAACTTCTTTGAACTTCTATTTCGTCGCTATCATAAGAAGGGTAATAATATGGTTGATCtcaaatttttaataaatctttGAATATGACACTTATTGATGTATGTTACTAGTTTTCCATTTAATAGAATTTTTtggtatttttttataaatgtttTAGCATTTGAATAGTGTGTCATTTTTCtattctctttttttatatttctaataaATTATAATGCATCAATGCAATATTTTTTTCACATTTTAGCTCCTAAATAGGACAAATTATAATTTGGTCTAAAGAAATATCCTAATAGGTGTTGTACTATTtttgaggaaaaataaaaaatagtgcaTCGCACAGATGCACTATTTAAAATAATCTTAAATTTTTAAGAAAACTTTGAATATGACACTTATGTACATATatcattagtttttttttttattttagagaattattttgatattttaatagATTTTTTAGCATCTAAATAgtgtatcattttttattttctccttgcTTTTTCTACTTagataatttttctttaaattattaaTTCTAACCCCTTTTGGCTTTAAACAGAAAATAATCCTATCATCAAATGCTTGTTATACGCGTAGAATAACTTAAGTGAGTTGCAAGAATGTTGATTTAAGCATAggtttgtttttatttatataatttttttatttaatgtctACTTAATTAtcattgataatttttaaatatcatcTTTGTAGTTCCATTTGTTGGTACTAATGAATCTTGTTTGATTGAATAGTTTTAGGACAGCTTGGTAGATCATTTTTATCACTTCCTAATTGACACTTATATGAAGACATTTGGATCCACCGAGTATCTTGCACATaggtatttttttatttgaagaaTAACCCTAAGGATTTGGAAAGGTTGATGATAAATTTACATTAAGTGATGATGAGAAATTAGTGATGGACTTTTATCaaatatatatgttatatgtTTTTGCatgtattttattttatcaaaacAAGTGGTCCTTAGTATTGATCGTTGATAATTAAAAATTTGGGCTATGGAAAATATTTCCTAATATGCGATGCATTATtttttcaaaattaaaaattaatgcaTCGTATTGAAGGGTTACTTTAAATGACCTAAaagttttagaaaatatttgCATTGGACTCAGATAGACATATGCCAttggtttttttatattttttgtgaattttttatgatttttttataatttatttaacttGTGAACTATGtgccattttcttttttttggccaTCTTTTTCCAATTTTCATAGCAATATTATggattcatataatattttttaacatttgagCTTTTAAATTAGTTCAAAACACTTGGTAAAAATTTGagctagagaaaatattttataatatgtgATGTATTATTTTTGCCTAAAATCCAAAAAAACAGTGCATTGCATCAAAGGACTTGTCTAAATGACTTGaaaaaaatcttaataaaaattataaataattatttaaatattttaaacttaaccaaatatatatttttttttgtaaattctaATGATGATAAAAGATACATATAAACGATCTCATATAATTGTgacttataattatattattattattattattattattattattattattattattattattgtagtaTGGGTGCTTCAACGTAAAAAGGGATcatggatgattttttttttttacaatgctcaataattaaaaaaaataaatattaataataaaaaaattatctataactTTTGTATTATTTAAAATGCTCAATAAATTTAATCGCATCATTTTCTAGTAATGTAATGggaaagaaggagagagagagagagagagagagaaaaagaaacatgaaaaatggaaatagagatcAAATGGGGAAAGACGTAGTGATGGATGGGACGGGAAAGAAAGTCTCTTTACTCTGCCGACGAAGGAGAAAGGCCACCAAACTAAGTCAAGAAAAAGAGCCATGAAAGGGATCGCTCTCTACTTGACATGGATGTCAAACCACCCATCACCATATACGATAGCAAAATCCAATGTATCACATGGATCTATGACAAGTTAGCAAGTCGTCCAATATATCACAATTAAATCAAGAAAAagttattattaaactatttccCCTTTAAAAGATCTCCTCTTTCATTAAATCAGATTTATTTTCTTATGCTAAAAAATCTTTATTACCTTTAATTCTCTATGTTTATTCTATACTtttgtctttcttttttctttttttttggctaAATAGCTTCTTTCTAACTTCTGTCCTTATCTGAGAGTTATTGATTTGAGCAGCAGTTCATGGAATGCAAAACAAAACACAAAACACAAAAAAACACTATGACAGGCCACATATCACTTGGACAAAATATAAAGCAGTTTGACTCTCATATCATTTCACAAGATGATATGATCCTATCACTGATTAGAAAATACAATTGGAGTCTTTTCTTTCGCCACGGCAAGCTAAAGATGTTGTCCCCATCGACTTCACGAATGAATATCCAGCTTTaattgtgtgtgcgtgtgtgatatatatatatatatatatatatatatatattacacctGGTTGGATTTCATTAAGTTATTGGACAATTTTATTTGAATCTAATAGATGTGAGGTTGGATGAGATGAGAAATGATGAGAACATTTAGTTGGAGATGGTGGGTGTGGGTGCTGATGAAAAGTTGAAGCGGAGGAAATTATGTTGGGGATCAGAAGACCTTATTATCAAAGGAAAAAAGCCAggtaattaataataaaatataaactcaGAAAATAGTTGAGGTAAAGTTTAGGTAGTTCAATACTTTTTACACATAGTTACAaggaaaacaaaatattttttcacgtgtaaaaataaattatatctaGTTATAATTTCTTTTGAGTAAATTCAGGCTCAAGTCGAATGTTTATATCCtctcaaatatatattaaaaaaaactttcttttatgtatttaaaaaataattatatcaaaCACTAAACTCTAACTTTTTAAGGTTTTTTTCTCTTATTCAATACCTAGTTTAATCTCATATAGTAAATGTTGGGGAGGGAGAAGAAAAAAAActcataaattaaaataaattcaaAGATCAACAAATAATGAATATACCATAAAAATCAATGCAAAATATGACATAGTTTTCCTATCTATGTAGAGTCTATAGaaaacattaatttttttattatattaaaaattataaaacctTTAGTTATCCTTTTTCAAGAATAATCCTATATAAAGCTTGAAACCCTCACGAGTACTTAATTGTCTTTCTCTTATCAAAATCTATTAAGattcaatatatattttataaaaacaaatattttactttttttttaaattatatttaaattctaATCAatttttagggacatactcctgaGTCATCACGTTTTGAGAATCAAGTCTAAGATGATCCCTCAAGGTGAGTCGCTTCACGTTGCAAGATCTTATGCGATGATTAAAAATAAGACTTTAAATTACCAATCATATCTGAAAAAGTTCATATTTATAAAATGGTAAGAATAAATATTTTTGGAATAAGAAATAATCCAAAGTATATTCTTCTCTTAAGCCCCTATCAATGTGACGGATTGGACTTTACATTTTGAATTCTAATCGATCTGAAATAACATTGGTTCGTAAACGCATAAAAATGTTAGGTAGCACTATGTGACAACACCTACTCCAAACTTAACGTGTTAGATTAAGAACAATAACCCGTGTTTAGCCCCTCTCTTCGTGTTTTGGTTCTTCTAAGGCCGACTTCTGTTCTATGTTATTCTTTTCCTGATAAGAAAAACGTGTCTGCGCCTCATGCAACTCGTGGGGGAATGGTGGAAACACCATGATGAGATACCCATGTGGATCTCCTCCATCAATCTTTGGAAAGGAAGAGGATATTGCAAGGCATCCCTGTCGAGAGATATTGCAAAATATTACTTGGTATTCTTTTAGGTTCACATATTGTTTACTAAATGATCACTCTTTATCCTTTTTCAATTGATGTTTTTGTTCATGTATAATATACAGTAGATTAGCGTTAAATGGGGAGAAACATATGGGAACTCTTGCAAGACCTGTGAACAGTTTTGATGGTAGCTGCTTTAATTTTGATTTCGTACTTGAATGTGAGGACGATAAAGATGAGGAACTTAGCACGACCTTCCAATAGTCAGTCTCGATGTTAGCTTAGCTGGCTGGCTGTTTTAATTTTGATGTCGTACTTGAATGCGATGGCTCATTTAAGTCGGCTGATAGTATGACAAGCACTGGCAATGTGATCGAGAATATGAAGGGAGAGGTGCTCTTCTGCTGGTTGTGCACCATGTCAAGCCTCTGATGCTGCCATGGCATGGCTGAGAGTTAAGCGCTTTTGGAAGGGTTAAAGAAGGCCTCACCGTAAAACTTTAGACCTCTTTGGGTCCGCTTTGATGCACAGATTGTAATTAATTATACCATTGTTCCATGGTTTTGAACGACTCCAGTCATAGAGACTGTAGAGATCTTTTCCTATATAGAGGTTCTCTTTTATCCATCCCTTTGGATGCAAAACAAGTTGGCACATAAGCTTTACAATTTCGAGagaaatcaaatattttcttctttttttttttttttgaggactTTGGTCATTCTTTATGCCGACTGTCAAATGAtagcttttcttcttttcctttttcaaaAAAGGTATACCGTACATTAATATAATCGTGTtcattatatatttctttttgcaTCACTGCATTGATTAATATAGAACAATTATTGACGACAGGATCATTCTTTATTCAAATTATGGATTAATTTATTATGTAGTGATTGAGGAAAACGTACGAATAAAAAAATTTGCAATTTTATGTAATGGATTTTGAGCCGAGATTCACGTCTGGTATTATCTTATGCAATTGTAGTTATGTTTTGAAaggatttggataaaaataaaataaaagggtgATTTTTCTAGTAAATACTCGTTTTGGGTATTTTTCAATCGGTGcctcttatttttttttcaaataataccctaatttaaaaaatatttaattttctctcAAAATTCTTTTCATATGTTATAGTGTGGtgtcataataaaaataatataaaacctactttaaaacactataaatgaatcaaataaaatcaaaatacacaaaattatttgatatatcatataaaattcaAACAGGTATTTACAATAGTTTAGGAATAATATCATCATAATAGAAatgaaaaattaactttttatgaTGTTTTAGTGACCATAATAAAAACACTATGAAGCCGATTCGAAAGCATTATAAAGGATCACAATGGACTCATAACCTCAATGAAACCAACTACAATCCAAAAAATATTACGTTTATAAGCAATGATAATTAAAGCGGAACAATATGATGtcacttataatattttcaatagcaTTTATAGCATTTTCAATACTAAAAACACGTAAATGAATCAAATGAAAATACTGTAACAACTTAAAACAGATAAAATAGTAATATTTAGAGGggtattttgattttttaaattagaaatactgtttgaaaaaaattatcgattgaagaatacctaaaatatttttttcttaaaataacccaaaaaaaatatatattgatctAAATCTGATCCACTTATAAGATATTAAGAATTTAAAACATTATCcaataatttaatctaaaatattGATCTAATGAGATCGAATTTTATTTTCACCATTTACTATTTGTACaaaagaataataatttaaataaaatggtGCTAGGATTAAGAAATCACCAGAGAGAAATCAAACCAAGGCCTCGACatggaaataaataacataatttCTTAGACAGAATAATATTGATAAAAGAACACAATCTTGCCTTTAAAGCTTGTCCGAATTATACTTATAAAAAATATCTATCTCTGATTAATTTAAATTTCACGGATTGCAGTCATTTACCAATGTGAAAAAATGGTAAGAATATAAATATAtagattatataaaaaaatataagagaGAACAATTCAGATTCAAGCAATGAACAGATTGATACTCAATGCCATGGGAAAGTAATTTCTCAGAATTCTTCCAACTGATTAGCCAATGCAGAAAATTAAACTTGCCGAACACTGTAGAAAAATACGGGATTATGAGTTCCAATAAAAGAATCTTGAATCATCGCAGCCATTACATTCTTTACTCTCACTGTTTGCTTCAATTGGCTGATGCATCCACTCAAAAACGGTGGAGATGGTTAGAAACAAAGTTCCCGTAAAAGAATAAGCCGGTGATGCACTTCTTTATTCCCTTCGGATCAAATGGGAGATCACACAAGACTGCGTCTCCATAAATTTTCTTGGCATGGCTTTTGCCGTGCACATTGTCACATGCTACTGGCTATGTTTGGTTTCCTCCGGGTAGAATGATCATTGCAGTTGTCATCGTCTCCTCCTCAATAGCCGGTTGTGGTGCCATCGCCGTCACCAGCTATATGATCACCATCTTGAACCTTCAGGGTCCTGAAAAAGAAGTGCTTGCTGCTTCCTACCATGCTGCCCCTCACCCCATGCCCTGCCTCGCTCTTTGCATAGTCTCTGCGACAACGGCTCCTCTCCCTCTGCTTCATGCAAAAAATTTGGGTTACAATCAAGTATCATAATGAAAATTCCTTTTATCCAAAACATACTGGCGAGTTAAAATGAATAAGCTGTCATGAGAAGTTGGATAAGCATCAAGTTTTAATTAGCAGCAGTAACTGGTGCGGCGCATGCTATGCTAAATGAAGCATCTCAATGAGAAATAAACACCTTAACAATCCGTGTAATAGAAAGAtatatgcaacaacaacaacaaaaaagtcAAAGTCTCAGTTATTTGGGGCTGACTAATCTTTTGCAGCCATTGAGATCATTAAAGATTTATATCTTAGTTAagaatttaaatctttatttatagtctctcattaaagtttttttaggtcttcctttaTCTTCTTAACAAGGTCAACAAAGTCGTAAGCCCAACCTATTTGGAGTtgactacatgaatcttttgtccCGATTGAATATTATAAAAAGTCATAAATTAGTTAAGAGTATTGAAATCTTTACTTATAGTTCCTATTAACGTCTTTTTAAGTATTCATCTACCTCTTCTCATACCTTGTACCATTTAACagtaatcatttcacctcttctaaCTATTGATCTATAACTTATCTAATTATCAcatcttataaattttttctttcgATCTTAAAGATACCCAATTATCACACAATAGTCCTAATGTctcttattattttaattatcctatttttactctatgaataacatctattttattaaataattaattcaagatatctaaaacttttaCTTAATGAAACTTCTAATCCATCCATCATATATATTCCTTGTATTATTGAGATTACATCTTATATATTTAGTCTTGCccttatttaatttaaaaactTTTGTTTTTAAGGATTGTCTACACAACTCTAGTGCCgaattaatttcatttaaactCTCATCAACTAAGTCAATATTATTAACTAGTAACGTAGTAAATGATTAGTAAATTCATCCATTATAATCAATATTATAATGTAAAAAGTTAGAGACTTAACACGGATCGTTGATAATAGTTCTCTACTAATAAGATATTCACTAGACAAACTCCCTATAGTTCTATACTATTAAGATATTCACGAGGCAAACTCCCTATAGTTCTATACAAAAAAGAAATTCACTAAACTTCCTATAGTTCTAATATTAGTGGCTACATTATCAAACATATCatctataatataaatataattagtggatatatcTTTGTTTCCAAAACTCATCGAAATAAATCTTTACAAAGTCTATCACAAGTCTTTTCTGATCAATAAaaactatatataaatatttctttttctctctatatttttatattaattttcttaataaatAACTTATATTGTTGatttttcaagcataaaactaaaTTGATCTTCAGAGATATTTATTCCAAATCTTATACCACTTTCAATAATTTGTTCTCACAGTTTCATAGTATGGCTCCACATTTTTATAGTATGCCTCATAATTTCTCTATATATAGAATAATTTTGTATGTAACTCACAATTATAAATTGACACTAAAATGCTCTTCCTCTATTCATTAAGCATCTTCTTAAAACCTAGAATTTTCAAACCTTACATAGATCCACACTCTTAtctattttcatcttttttttaacTTCGTTTACCTCACTAGTTTGAATTTTGCGAACAAATATGATTACTCACTATTATTTAAGTCATAAGTGgaacattcattaaataatttataaaaataatttttcatcttt
Protein-coding sequences here:
- the LOC135658696 gene encoding delta(12)-acyl-lipid-desaturase-like yields the protein MTEMKRTEKKRPLRRSPTEKPPFTLRQIKKAIPPHCFERSLLRSFSYVVLDLLFAALFLYFAVVIIPKLPPGLVLAAWPLFWILQGCVLTGVWVIAHECGHHAFSDNSLLDDVVGLVLHSVLLVPYFSWKYSHRRHHSNTGSIDRDEVFVPKPKSAVAWFTKYLNNPPGRVLTLAITLTLGWPLYLAFNVSGRPYPRFACHFDPYGPIFSDRERSQVVISDAGLMAVSYVLYRIAAGYGFWWLVRVYGVPLLIVNGWLVLITYLQHTHPSLPHYDSGEWDWLRGALATVDRDYGLLNKVFHNITDTHVAHHLFSTMPHYHAMEATQAIKPVLGEYYQFDGTPLLKAMWREAQECIYVEPDEGSRKKGVFWYRNKL